In Uranotaenia lowii strain MFRU-FL chromosome 2, ASM2978415v1, whole genome shotgun sequence, one genomic interval encodes:
- the LOC129746304 gene encoding vanin-like protein 1 produces MQIRAILFVALCLFGTGQLLSTPEDDYYWAGVVEFDYKNKNSDSPEAYTEKSLDKYKEIIYSKDADPVDIIVFPEYGISSGETSSFVPDPRERITPCNNLEYTKSLRDLSCMARDRQKYLVVNHAEKAMCPFPGDTRLCAPDELYHFNTNVVFDRQGMVIARYRKYNLFGEAGMNVTVLPDLTVFDTDFGVRFGTFICFDLMFEQPALELVRNGVRDFVYPTMWFSELPFLTAVQIQQAWAYANDVNFLASGSNLPEIGSTGTGVFAGKQGRIVSVMNHIGEQKLYVAKVPKRDRPTATVEKQPPHKFTPSQMSTLKLKRDQIDSYATADIPLESNDNYKVTLCQNLLCCNFTLDYTVTKPSSGQPYYRYKVAVSDVKRTFDGFADGQITSCAIFACSGDGMDRCAVRFEDPSRVVPAVRFNRIEIDGDFPGGDDVFLVPNNVDTSILPLDVEEIEYEKADINRDGKNFKSIQYRLVTPRSDLLTFAIWGRKFVISRALNPTPSFISTSLRDEF; encoded by the exons ATGCAGATAAGGGCTATTCTGTTTGTCGCGCTTTGCCTGTTTGGAACCGGTCAGCTT ctATCGACTCCCGAAGATGATTACTATTGGGCCGGTGTGGTGGAGTTCGACTACAAGAATAAGAACTCGGACTCTCCGGAGGCTTACACGGAGAAATCCCTGGACAAGTACAAAGAGATAATCTACTCGAAGGATGCCGACCCGGTGGATATAATAGTGTTTCCAGAGTATGGAATCAGTTCCGGGGAAACGTCCTCGTTTGTACCGGATCCGAGGGAACGTATTACTCCTTGCAACAATTTGGAGTACACGAAGTCCTTGAGAGATCTTTCGTGTATGGCTAGGGATCGGCAAAAGTATTTGGTGGTGAATCATGCGGAGAAAGCTATGTGTCCCTTTCCAGGTGACACTAGGCTTTGTGCCCCGGATGAGTTATATCACTTCAATACTAACGTAGTTTTCGATCGCCAAGGAATGGTGATAGCCCGATACCGCAAGTACAATTTGTTCGGAGAAGCTGGAATGAACGTAACTGTACTGCCCGATTTGACTGTATTCGACACCGACTTTGGAGTTCGTTTTGGTACTTTTATCTGTTTCGATCTGATGTTTGAACAACCGGCCTTGGAGTTGGTTCGAAACGGAGTTCGGGATTTCGTGTACCCGACAATGTGGTTCTCCGAACTGCCCTTCCTAACGGCTGTCCAGATTCAACAGGCCTGGGCTTACGCAAACGATGTAAACTTCCTAGCGTCCGGCTCGAATCTACCGGAAATTGGTAGCACCGGTACCGGTGTCTTTGCAGGAAAACAAGGTCGGATTGTTTCGGTTATGAACCACATCGGAGAACA AAAACTTTACGTGGCCAAGGTTCCCAAAAGAGATCGCCCAACGGCCACAGTCGAAAAGCAACCTCCTCACAAATTTACCCCCTCCCAGATGTCAACCCTTAAACTGAAACGGGACCAAATCGACTCGTACGCTACCGCCGATATCCCACTCGAGAGTAACGACAACTACAAGGTAACGCTCTGCCAGAATCTTCTGTGTTGCAATTTCACCCTGGACTACACCGTCACGAAGCCCTCGAGTGGCCAG CCTTATTACCGTTACAAAGTTGCGGTGAGCGATGTGAAGCGTACCTTTGATGGATTTGCCGATGGACAGATAACTTCGTGTGCCATTTTTGCTTGTTCCGGAGATGGGATGGATAGGTGTGCGGTTCGTTTCGAGGATCCATCCAGGGTGGTTCCGGCTGTTCGGTTTAATCGGATCGAAATCGACGGAGATTTTCCAGGTGGTGATGATGTCTTTCTGGTGCCCAACAACGTTGATACCAGTATTTTGCCACTTGATGTTGAGGAGATCGAGTATGAGAAGGCGGATATCAACAGGGATGG GAAAAACTTCAAAAGCATCCAGTATCGACTAGTAACACCACGATCCGATCTCCTAACTTTCGCCATTTGGGGCCGGAAGTTCGTGATAAGCAGAGCACTCAACCCAACGCCCAGTTTTAT TTCAACCTCACTTcgtgatgaattttga